The Mycobacteriales bacterium genome contains a region encoding:
- a CDS encoding zincin-like metallopeptidase domain-containing protein: RRGEKGTQVVLWKPTTAKADTDDNDEPAGPRRRLLARAYTVFAAEQVDGADEITARRAQELADRDTPERIEAAEAFFAAVGARVVEGGNRASYQPATDTIHLPSLSQFDEAAHYYGTSAHEHVHWTGHADRLARDLTGRFGSDAYAAEELVAELGAAMWCAQFGISAVTRPDHAAYLAGWLRVLRTDARALVTVSSRAQAAVDHLTACAGITTTQEADTTEDSEAA; the protein is encoded by the coding sequence CCGCCGCGGCGAGAAGGGCACCCAAGTCGTCCTGTGGAAGCCGACCACCGCCAAGGCCGACACCGACGACAACGACGAACCCGCCGGGCCTCGTCGCCGCCTGCTCGCACGCGCGTACACCGTGTTCGCCGCCGAACAGGTCGACGGCGCCGACGAGATCACCGCCCGCCGCGCCCAGGAACTCGCCGACCGCGACACCCCCGAACGCATCGAGGCCGCCGAGGCGTTCTTCGCCGCCGTCGGCGCCCGCGTCGTCGAGGGCGGGAACCGGGCCAGCTACCAGCCCGCAACCGACACGATCCACCTGCCCTCGCTGTCCCAGTTCGACGAGGCCGCCCACTACTACGGCACCAGCGCACACGAACACGTCCACTGGACCGGCCACGCGGACCGCTTGGCCCGTGACCTCACCGGCCGGTTCGGCAGCGACGCCTACGCCGCCGAGGAACTCGTCGCCGAGCTCGGCGCCGCCATGTGGTGCGCACAGTTCGGCATCAGCGCCGTGACCCGCCCCGATCACGCCGCCTACCTCGCCGGCTGGCTTCGCGTGCTGCGCACCGACGCCCGCGCCCTGGTCACCGTCTCGAGCCGGGCCCAAGCCGCGGTCGACCACCTCACCGCCTGCGCCGGGATCACCACCACGCAGGAGGCCGACACCACCGAAGACAGCGAGGCCGCGTGA